A stretch of Terriglobia bacterium DNA encodes these proteins:
- a CDS encoding dihydrofolate reductase family protein: MAKLVYGLSQSLDGYVDHMKLGPPAPAAFRHFIGLVRGATGLIYGRRTYEIMRYWDEDLPDWDAEDREFAVVWRSQPKWVVSRSLKSVGPNSTLVADDFEKVIRRLKAELAGEIQVAGPVLAQSLTEAGLIDEYRLYLRPVVLGGGQPFFAGPRPPLHLVASDLIVDDLIRLTYVPA, from the coding sequence ATGGCAAAACTTGTCTACGGATTGAGCCAGTCCCTTGATGGCTACGTCGACCACATGAAGCTTGGGCCGCCTGCACCCGCGGCCTTCCGTCACTTCATCGGGCTGGTGCGCGGCGCGACGGGGCTCATTTACGGTCGTCGTACGTACGAGATCATGCGTTATTGGGACGAAGATCTTCCTGATTGGGACGCGGAGGATCGCGAGTTCGCGGTGGTGTGGCGGAGCCAGCCGAAGTGGGTCGTGTCGCGTTCCCTCAAGTCAGTTGGCCCCAACTCGACGCTTGTCGCTGATGACTTCGAGAAGGTGATACGCAGGCTGAAGGCCGAGCTGGCTGGCGAGATTCAAGTTGCCGGACCAGTCCTGGCGCAAAGCCTGACCGAGGCCGGTCTTATCGATGAGTATCGACTCTACCTCCGCCCCGTCGTGCTTGGTGGTGGCCAGCCATTCTTCGCGGGCCCCCGGCCGCCGCTCCACCTGGTGGCCAGTGATTTAATCGTCGATGACTTGATTCGGTTGACGTACGTTCCTGCTTAA
- a CDS encoding 2-oxoacid:acceptor oxidoreductase subunit alpha, which produces MASTDIAVHEGTAGQTPERVINDFSIQVATVNGSGSQSANTVLLRTIFQMGVPVSGKNMFPSNIAGLPTWYTIRASKHGFIARKKEIDLLIAMNPETAKEDVMSLAPGAAVLYDEPLNLRELRSDLTFYSVPYDKLVGTVCPEAKLRKLVKNMIYVGVVAQLLSLDMAEVEKALRKQFATKKKAADLNFNAAKAGFDYAVATLEKKDPFVVECMNENVGKIIIDGNSASAIGSMFAGVTVVTWYPITPSSSLVESLIEYMKEHRVGPDGKATFAIVQGEDELASIGMAIGAGWAGARSMTATAGPGISLMSEFAGLGYYVEIPAVIWDVQRVGPSTGLPTRTSQGDILSVAFLSHGDTKHPMLIPCSPLECFTMAQEAFDLAELLQTPVFIMSDLDLGMNNWMSDPFPYPEKPINRGKVLSKEDLDRLGGFARYKDVDGDGIGYRTLPGTDHPAAAWFARGSGHNEKAQYSERPDDYVNNVDRLNRKFEHARSIVPKPELIGNGSKVGVIAYGTSHWAMVETVHQLENEKDIRIDYLRIRAYPFTKEVHEFIEQHDRIYVVDQNRDGQMFTLLTLDLPNKEAAKLRSVRHYNGLPIDARSITDDITRQEGK; this is translated from the coding sequence ATGGCCTCCACGGACATAGCGGTCCATGAAGGGACCGCTGGTCAGACCCCTGAAAGGGTCATCAACGACTTTTCTATCCAGGTAGCAACGGTTAACGGCTCAGGCTCGCAGTCGGCCAATACCGTCCTTCTCCGAACCATCTTCCAGATGGGTGTCCCCGTCTCCGGCAAAAACATGTTCCCATCGAACATCGCCGGATTGCCGACCTGGTACACCATTCGCGCCAGCAAGCACGGCTTCATCGCGCGCAAGAAGGAAATCGACCTCCTCATCGCCATGAACCCGGAGACCGCGAAAGAAGACGTCATGTCACTCGCGCCCGGCGCCGCCGTCCTGTATGACGAGCCCCTGAACCTGCGCGAACTACGCTCCGACCTCACGTTCTACTCCGTGCCTTACGACAAACTCGTCGGCACTGTCTGCCCGGAAGCCAAGCTGCGCAAGCTGGTCAAGAACATGATCTATGTCGGCGTCGTCGCGCAGTTACTCTCGCTCGACATGGCCGAGGTTGAAAAGGCTCTGCGCAAGCAGTTTGCGACCAAGAAGAAAGCCGCCGACCTGAACTTCAATGCCGCGAAGGCCGGCTTTGACTACGCCGTGGCCACGCTCGAGAAGAAGGATCCATTCGTCGTCGAGTGCATGAACGAGAACGTCGGCAAGATCATCATCGACGGCAACTCCGCCTCGGCCATCGGAAGTATGTTCGCCGGAGTCACCGTCGTCACCTGGTACCCGATCACGCCGTCATCGTCGCTCGTCGAAAGCCTGATCGAGTACATGAAAGAGCATCGTGTCGGCCCCGACGGCAAGGCGACCTTTGCGATCGTTCAGGGTGAAGACGAGTTGGCATCGATCGGTATGGCGATTGGTGCCGGTTGGGCCGGAGCCCGCAGTATGACCGCCACCGCCGGCCCGGGCATCTCGCTGATGTCGGAATTTGCCGGCCTCGGTTACTACGTCGAAATCCCCGCCGTCATCTGGGACGTGCAGCGCGTCGGGCCCTCAACGGGCCTGCCCACGCGCACCTCGCAGGGCGACATCCTCAGCGTCGCCTTTCTTTCACACGGAGACACCAAGCACCCGATGCTCATTCCATGCTCACCCCTCGAGTGCTTCACCATGGCCCAGGAGGCTTTCGATCTTGCCGAGCTTCTGCAAACACCGGTGTTCATCATGAGCGACCTGGATCTCGGAATGAACAACTGGATGAGCGATCCGTTCCCATATCCCGAGAAGCCGATCAACCGAGGAAAGGTTCTTTCGAAGGAGGACCTCGATCGCCTCGGCGGCTTCGCGCGGTACAAAGATGTGGACGGCGACGGCATCGGGTATCGCACGTTACCGGGTACCGATCATCCGGCCGCCGCGTGGTTCGCGCGTGGCTCCGGACACAACGAGAAGGCGCAGTACAGCGAGCGTCCCGACGACTACGTTAACAACGTCGATCGTCTGAACCGCAAGTTTGAGCACGCCCGCTCCATCGTTCCCAAGCCCGAGTTGATTGGCAACGGATCGAAAGTCGGCGTCATCGCTTACGGTACAAGCCACTGGGCTATGGTCGAAACCGTCCATCAACTTGAAAACGAGAAGGACATCCGCATCGACTACCTGCGCATTAGGGCCTATCCGTTCACGAAGGAAGTTCACGAATTTATCGAGCAACACGATCGCATTTACGTCGTGGACCAGAACCGCGACGGCCAGATGTTCACGCTGCTCACGCTGGACCTGCCGAACAAAGAAGCCGCGAAGCTGCGCAGCGTGCGTCACTACAACGGACTACCTATTGACGCCCGCTCGATTACCGACGACATCACGCGGCAGGAGGGAAAGTAA
- a CDS encoding 2-oxoacid:ferredoxin oxidoreductase subunit beta codes for MATTTSTPAPKTNRIGLTVLDYRGGKTTLCAGCGHNAISERIIDAFYEMGIKPERVAKVSGIGCSSKSPAYFMSRSASFNSVHGRMPSVATGAVLANRKLVALGVTGDGDTASIGIGQFIHLMRRNMPMIYIIEDNGVYGLTKGQFSATADVGSKLKTGVINELPPIDTCAMAIELGATLVARSFSGDKRQLHAMLKAAIAHSGTVLIDVVSPCVTFNDHEGSTKSYKYMKDHEEPLHDINFVPAFEDIAIDYDPGTSISVTMHDGSQLRLRKLEEDYDPTSKLNAIKRLAEAKENNEVLTGVFYVNPKAPTFLEMIDMTEDALATLPQDRVRPSREALEQIMEELR; via the coding sequence ATGGCGACCACGACTTCTACACCGGCCCCCAAGACCAATCGCATCGGGCTCACCGTTCTCGACTACCGCGGGGGCAAAACCACTCTATGTGCCGGATGCGGCCACAATGCCATCTCCGAGCGCATTATCGACGCCTTCTACGAAATGGGCATCAAGCCCGAGCGCGTCGCCAAGGTCTCCGGCATCGGCTGCTCTTCAAAGAGCCCGGCCTACTTCATGAGCCGTTCAGCCAGTTTTAATTCCGTCCATGGACGCATGCCATCGGTGGCGACTGGCGCGGTTCTGGCCAACCGCAAACTCGTCGCCCTCGGCGTCACCGGCGACGGCGATACCGCCTCGATCGGCATCGGCCAGTTCATTCACCTCATGCGCCGCAATATGCCCATGATCTACATCATCGAGGACAACGGCGTGTATGGCCTGACCAAGGGTCAATTTTCGGCGACGGCCGATGTCGGCTCTAAGTTGAAGACGGGCGTCATCAACGAACTGCCGCCCATCGACACTTGCGCGATGGCTATCGAACTCGGCGCAACTCTCGTCGCCCGTTCGTTCTCCGGCGACAAGCGTCAGCTCCACGCCATGCTGAAAGCGGCGATCGCGCACAGCGGAACCGTGCTCATTGATGTCGTTTCTCCTTGCGTCACATTCAATGATCACGAGGGCTCCACCAAGTCCTACAAATACATGAAGGATCACGAGGAGCCGCTACACGACATTAACTTCGTGCCGGCATTCGAAGATATCGCCATCGACTACGATCCGGGTACGAGCATCAGCGTTACGATGCACGACGGCTCGCAGCTTCGCCTGCGCAAGCTCGAAGAAGACTATGACCCCACAAGTAAGCTGAATGCGATCAAGCGCCTCGCCGAAGCAAAAGAGAACAATGAAGTTCTAACCGGCGTTTTCTACGTCAATCCGAAGGCGCCAACGTTCCTCGAGATGATCGATATGACCGAGGATGCGCTCGCAACTTTGCCCCAGGACCGTGTTCGTCCCTCGCGCGAGGCTCTCGAACAAATCATGGAAGAACTGCGGTAA
- a CDS encoding tetratricopeptide repeat protein: MTRKASVVALALAAVMVFPAAALAQKKEIVQLQTQMQMLTDQMQNLQRSNDERMGVMKNLIEQSSDTVNKLASTLDTLQKNIAASQQQTQTKVDDVSGQIQSLHDSVDELKARLNNLSKQLNDIQSAQQNLNAQQQTGAPGGQAQAQPQQQAPPADVLYNNALSDYNAGRYDLASQQFVDYIKYYPNTDLAGNAQYYIADVEYRQGNFQQAVKDYDKVLEQYPGGNKAAAAQLKKGYALIELGQQNAGIQELNSLIQRYPRSVEATQAKERLRKLGVAPKSSKPSPARRRSGE; the protein is encoded by the coding sequence ATGACTCGTAAAGCAAGTGTGGTTGCGCTGGCACTAGCCGCGGTAATGGTGTTCCCTGCTGCCGCCTTGGCACAGAAGAAAGAAATTGTCCAACTGCAGACCCAGATGCAGATGCTGACGGATCAGATGCAGAACCTGCAGCGCTCGAACGACGAGCGCATGGGCGTGATGAAGAACCTGATCGAGCAGAGTTCGGACACGGTGAACAAGCTGGCGTCGACGCTCGATACGCTGCAGAAGAACATCGCGGCGTCACAACAGCAGACGCAGACGAAGGTCGACGATGTCTCCGGGCAGATCCAGTCGCTGCACGACTCCGTGGACGAACTGAAGGCACGGCTGAATAACTTGTCGAAGCAGCTGAACGATATCCAGTCGGCGCAGCAGAACTTGAATGCTCAGCAGCAAACGGGCGCTCCCGGCGGGCAGGCGCAGGCCCAGCCACAGCAGCAGGCGCCTCCGGCGGACGTTCTCTACAACAACGCACTAAGCGACTACAACGCGGGGCGGTACGATTTGGCTTCGCAGCAGTTCGTAGACTACATCAAGTACTACCCGAACACCGATCTTGCCGGGAACGCGCAGTACTACATCGCGGACGTCGAATACCGCCAGGGGAACTTCCAGCAGGCGGTGAAGGACTATGACAAGGTGCTGGAACAATATCCGGGCGGAAACAAGGCAGCGGCGGCGCAGTTGAAGAAAGGCTATGCACTGATCGAACTGGGGCAGCAGAACGCCGGTATCCAGGAATTGAACTCGCTCATCCAGCGCTATCCCCGTTCAGTAGAAGCTACGCAGGCGAAAGAGCGGCTTCGTAAGCTGGGAGTTGCACCGAAGTCGTCAAAGCCCTCGCCGGCAAGGAGAAGGTCTGGGGAGTAA
- the pal gene encoding peptidoglycan-associated lipoprotein Pal, giving the protein MIEKRMKWVVLVLALCGLLVLGACKKKVQPAPPPPPPPPPAPTASLTANPTTIEKGQSATLTWQTTNATDVELEGTGKVDVNGSTQVTPTDSTTYRLTAKGPGGTQDATARVTVTQPPPPPPPPPTETDAEAFAKNVKDIFFDYDKYDVRPGDQAVIQQDAEFLKSHPNIKFTIEGHCDERGSTEYNLALGDNRANAAKSALVQAGVPADRIRTISYGKEKPFCTEHNDQCWQQNRRAHFVMTE; this is encoded by the coding sequence GTGATCGAAAAGAGAATGAAGTGGGTTGTCCTCGTACTGGCCTTGTGTGGGCTGCTGGTACTGGGAGCCTGCAAGAAGAAAGTGCAGCCGGCACCGCCGCCACCACCGCCGCCGCCGCCAGCACCCACGGCTTCGCTGACCGCGAATCCGACAACGATTGAGAAGGGCCAGTCGGCCACCTTGACCTGGCAGACGACCAATGCGACCGATGTCGAGTTGGAAGGTACCGGAAAAGTAGATGTGAACGGTTCGACACAGGTCACGCCGACCGACTCGACTACCTATCGCTTGACCGCAAAGGGCCCCGGCGGAACCCAAGATGCAACGGCGCGTGTTACCGTAACGCAGCCGCCACCACCACCGCCACCGCCGCCGACAGAAACTGACGCCGAGGCATTCGCAAAGAACGTGAAGGACATCTTCTTCGATTACGACAAGTACGATGTCCGTCCGGGCGATCAGGCCGTGATTCAGCAGGACGCAGAGTTCCTGAAGTCGCATCCCAACATCAAGTTTACGATCGAGGGACATTGCGACGAGCGCGGATCGACGGAATACAACCTGGCGCTGGGCGACAATCGGGCGAATGCAGCGAAGTCGGCACTGGTTCAGGCGGGCGTTCCAGCGGATCGCATCAGGACGATTAGCTACGGCAAGGAAAAGCCGTTCTGCACTGAGCACAACGACCAGTGTTGGCAGCAGAACCGCCGGGCACATTTCGTTATGACCGAATAG
- the tolB gene encoding Tol-Pal system beta propeller repeat protein TolB: protein MKKALLISLLALVCTAAQAQQGQIFTGINQGVEKIRMAVPDFAVTTNAAQAAQLQKTFDDTLRNDLENSGIFDMVSPSFFPLGQFGAPADIKLDAWGNPPPNAGMVAFGNLTVNGDKLNMQGWLYDVKNPQNPQVLGKQYDDQATDNGARTVAHKFADDIIFRLGGGVPGIAESKIFFISARTRHKEVWEMDYDGANQTQVTKLGSITLSPRVSPDGSQVAFSSFAGGGPNIDIYSRLLKRQVRFPRFGGTNISPAWSPDGTKLAFSSSRTGDPEIYTVNSDGTGLKRLTAYKGPDVSPVYNPKTGAQIAFVSGRTGLPQIYIMDADGANLQRLTNEGYAVSPSWSPNGQYLLFSWIRHYGPGAPGAQDIYIMDVASHQWVQLTHDGGRNDFPSWAPDGRHVVFQSNRSGREEIWSMLADGSQQKQLTTTGSNTQPNWASK, encoded by the coding sequence ATGAAGAAAGCTCTACTGATTTCGTTGTTGGCGCTGGTTTGTACGGCGGCGCAGGCACAGCAAGGACAGATCTTCACAGGGATCAACCAGGGCGTTGAGAAGATACGCATGGCGGTGCCGGACTTCGCGGTGACGACCAACGCAGCTCAGGCGGCCCAGTTGCAAAAGACCTTCGACGACACCCTGCGCAACGACCTGGAAAACTCGGGAATATTCGACATGGTGTCGCCCAGTTTCTTTCCGCTGGGACAGTTCGGCGCGCCGGCAGATATCAAGCTCGACGCGTGGGGAAATCCTCCACCGAATGCCGGTATGGTCGCCTTCGGAAACCTGACGGTGAATGGCGACAAACTGAACATGCAGGGCTGGTTGTACGACGTCAAGAATCCACAGAACCCGCAGGTGCTGGGCAAACAATATGACGACCAGGCGACGGACAATGGAGCGCGAACGGTCGCGCACAAGTTCGCAGACGACATTATTTTCCGGTTGGGCGGTGGGGTGCCGGGAATAGCCGAGAGCAAGATATTCTTCATCAGCGCGCGCACCAGACATAAAGAAGTCTGGGAGATGGATTACGATGGCGCGAACCAGACGCAGGTGACGAAGCTTGGATCGATCACGCTTTCGCCGAGAGTTTCGCCGGATGGCTCGCAAGTTGCGTTTTCAAGCTTTGCGGGCGGCGGACCAAATATCGACATTTATTCACGGCTCTTAAAGCGCCAGGTACGATTCCCGAGGTTTGGCGGGACAAATATTTCGCCGGCGTGGTCACCAGACGGAACAAAGCTGGCGTTTTCGTCTTCGCGCACGGGAGATCCCGAGATCTATACGGTGAATTCGGATGGTACAGGGCTGAAGCGGCTGACGGCATACAAGGGTCCAGATGTTTCACCGGTCTACAACCCGAAGACGGGCGCACAGATTGCCTTTGTGAGCGGGCGGACGGGGCTACCGCAGATTTACATCATGGACGCGGACGGCGCGAACCTGCAGCGACTGACGAACGAGGGATACGCGGTATCGCCTTCGTGGTCACCAAACGGGCAGTACCTGTTGTTCTCGTGGATACGTCACTACGGTCCGGGGGCGCCAGGGGCGCAGGACATTTATATAATGGACGTCGCTAGTCACCAGTGGGTGCAACTGACGCATGACGGCGGCCGAAACGATTTTCCGTCTTGGGCGCCCGACGGTCGCCATGTTGTGTTCCAGTCGAACCGAAGCGGGCGTGAAGAGATTTGGTCGATGCTCGCAGATGGTTCGCAGCAGAAGCAGTTAACGACTACGGGTTCGAACACGCAACCAAACTGGGCTTCAAAGTAA
- a CDS encoding TonB family protein, translating into MALNAEIYDEREQWKRPLGFSVFLHALLFVSLIGYAYIFGGPRQSWGSGGIGGEAMSATLVSSIPLPAHPDAKNVLATENKGLTQSEPKPKVQEPDAIPIQDKHTKVKPAKKPVTPTEEKPKEVAEVDNRIPYGEGGPVSGPYGIFSTNNAKGGFSVSGGTGDFGSLYGWYVDTIRRKVSENWLKYQVDPNVSDARRVYIAFDINRAGVPGNIQIEQSSGVPSLDISAKRALERIDTFGPLPSGYSGSKVNVEFWFDYKR; encoded by the coding sequence ATGGCGTTGAACGCGGAAATTTACGATGAGCGGGAACAGTGGAAGAGGCCGCTGGGGTTCTCTGTTTTTTTGCATGCTTTGCTGTTCGTCAGCCTGATTGGGTACGCGTACATCTTCGGCGGCCCGAGACAGAGTTGGGGGAGCGGCGGCATCGGCGGCGAGGCGATGAGCGCTACCCTGGTTTCCTCGATTCCCTTGCCTGCGCATCCTGACGCAAAAAATGTGCTTGCGACCGAGAACAAGGGGCTGACGCAATCTGAACCGAAACCGAAGGTTCAAGAGCCCGATGCGATTCCGATTCAAGATAAACACACGAAAGTAAAGCCCGCGAAAAAGCCGGTGACGCCGACGGAAGAAAAACCCAAAGAGGTTGCCGAGGTCGATAACCGAATCCCCTACGGCGAAGGCGGACCGGTAAGCGGTCCGTATGGCATATTCAGCACTAATAACGCGAAGGGCGGATTCTCGGTTTCCGGCGGGACGGGAGATTTCGGCAGTCTTTACGGATGGTACGTGGACACGATTCGGCGGAAGGTATCGGAGAACTGGCTGAAGTACCAGGTTGACCCGAACGTCTCGGATGCGCGCCGCGTGTATATCGCGTTCGATATCAACCGGGCGGGCGTGCCGGGGAATATTCAGATCGAACAGTCGAGTGGAGTGCCGTCGCTGGATATTTCGGCTAAGCGCGCGCTGGAGCGGATTGACACGTTCGGGCCCTTGCCGAGCGGGTACTCCGGTAGCAAGGTGAACGTAGAGTTCTGGTTCGATTACAAGCGGTAG
- a CDS encoding biopolymer transporter ExbD, with translation MAFTSGNGKTQSSLADINVTPLVDVVLVLLIIFMVTAPILQSGIDVNVPKTRTVKEITEERTVISIDKSQRVYLGNEPVNINDIGNKLRQKIRDPRGQSVFVRCDENVPFGAFATVMDAVKSTGITNVSIVTQPLK, from the coding sequence ATGGCTTTTACGAGCGGCAACGGAAAGACGCAGAGTTCGCTGGCAGACATCAACGTCACGCCACTAGTCGACGTGGTGCTGGTGCTGCTGATCATCTTCATGGTGACGGCGCCGATCCTGCAGTCAGGGATCGACGTGAACGTGCCGAAGACGCGCACGGTCAAGGAAATCACCGAGGAACGCACGGTGATTTCGATCGATAAGAGCCAGCGGGTTTACCTCGGCAACGAACCGGTGAACATCAACGACATTGGAAACAAGTTGCGGCAGAAGATTCGCGATCCGCGCGGGCAGTCGGTGTTCGTGCGGTGCGATGAGAATGTTCCTTTCGGAGCGTTCGCGACGGTGATGGATGCGGTGAAGAGCACGGGGATCACGAACGTGAGTATCGTGACGCAGCCGTTGAAGTGA
- a CDS encoding MotA/TolQ/ExbB proton channel family protein, with protein MFIPQLVFVAVGGEIADMISQSGPVAKLVLFILLLASLFSWAVIISKWSGFRRARVQSGRFVRAFRKAPRLQDMAAVAEQFKPSPLVSVFEGVVDELRKQGSAGLRNVPSVQRAAQIASSEELTRLERRLPWLATTGNVTPFIGLFGTVWGIIDAFHGLGTASGASLRAVAPGISEALITTAAGLFAAIPAVIAYNYFLNEIRQFGARMDDFTLEMVNLVERGSTGTQTGAGHD; from the coding sequence ATGTTCATTCCCCAACTCGTTTTTGTAGCCGTTGGCGGCGAGATCGCCGACATGATTTCGCAGAGCGGTCCTGTTGCCAAACTGGTACTTTTCATTCTCCTGCTCGCCAGCCTGTTTTCCTGGGCAGTGATTATTTCCAAGTGGAGCGGTTTCCGGCGTGCCCGGGTGCAGAGCGGGAGGTTTGTCCGGGCGTTCCGCAAAGCTCCGCGGTTGCAGGATATGGCAGCGGTGGCCGAGCAGTTTAAGCCGAGCCCGCTGGTGAGCGTGTTTGAGGGCGTGGTGGACGAACTGCGGAAGCAGGGGTCGGCCGGCCTGAGAAACGTTCCCTCGGTGCAGAGAGCAGCGCAAATCGCGTCGTCGGAAGAGTTGACGCGGCTTGAGCGGCGGCTGCCCTGGCTGGCCACGACGGGCAATGTGACACCGTTCATCGGGCTATTCGGCACGGTGTGGGGCATCATCGACGCCTTCCACGGACTGGGTACGGCGAGTGGAGCATCGCTTCGAGCGGTGGCGCCAGGCATCTCCGAGGCGCTAATCACGACGGCAGCGGGATTGTTCGCGGCCATTCCGGCGGTGATCGCCTACAACTACTTCTTGAACGAGATTCGGCAGTTCGGGGCGCGGATGGACGACTTCACGCTGGAGATGGTGAACCTGGTCGAGCGCGGATCGACCGGCACGCAGACGGGCGCGGGTCACGACTGA